In Planctomycetota bacterium, the DNA window ATCCCATCGGGCCGGCTCGTCGCCTAAGGGGGTCGCCGCGATGCGCATCGACGAGCAGGTTCGTGGAGCCGTCACCTTCCTGAGGCCCGACGGCGCGATCGCCCAGGCCGACTCCATCGAGTTCCGCCGGCAGCTGCTGGATCTGGCCCGCCGCTCGATGGGCCGCTGCGTCGTCGATGCGTCGGCCGTCCCCTTCATGGATAGCAAGGCGCTCGAGGCGCTGCTGGACGCCACCGACGACCTCGCCCGAGCCGGGCGGGTGCTCAAGCTCTGTGGCCTGAACGAGACGGTGCGGACCTGCCTGGACCTCACGGGCATCGCCCCGAAGTTCGACATCTACGACGACGGCGTGTCGGCCGCCAGGAGCTTCCTGTGAGCGACGCCGAACGCCCCGACCAGCCCAGCGCCGGCGATCCGCCGGCGCCTCCCGCGCCGCCCCCCGCGCGGGCGCCGGAGGGCCCGATCCGCATCGGCGATCTGCTGCTCGAGGCGGGCGCCATCACCGAGGACCAGCTCGGCGCGGCGCTGCACCGCCAGCGAACCGAGGACCGGCTGCTCGGCGAGATCCTGGTCGAGGACGGCATCATCCCGTCGTCGCAGCTCGTGCACGCGCTGGGCAAGCACCTGGGCATCCGCAGCTGCGTGCTCCGCCACGGCCTGGTGGATCCCGAGCTGCTCAAGCTGGTGCCCGCGGAGGAATCGCAGCGGCTCGCCGTCATCCCCATGTTCCGGGTACGCGACGAGCTGACGGTCGCGATGGCCGAGCCGCAGTCGCTGCCGACCATCGACCGCCTCAAGGAGCTGACGGACTGTCGCATCCGCCCGGTGCTGGCGCTGCGGCCCAACATCGAGGAGTACCTCGAGAAGTACGCCCAGAACCAGGCCGACCTCAACGCGTTCCTGTCGCAGCTCGAGGAGACCGACGTCGAAGTCTTCGACCGCGAGCAGGTCGACGAGGAGAGCTCCGAGGACGACCTGTCGCGGCTGGTCGCGGGCAGCCCGATCGTCAACCTCGTCAACATGTCGCTGCTAACGGCGATCCGGGATCGGGCCAGCGACATCCACATCGAGCCCAGCCACCGGGGCACCCGCATCCGCTACCGCATCGACGGCACGCTCCGCGACCTGATGCGGCCGCCCCAGGGCATGCACTCGGCCATCACGTCCCGCGTCAAGGTGCTGGCCAAGCTGGACATCGCCGAGAAGCGGATGCCCCAGGAGGGCCGCATCCGCATCATGGCGGAGGGACGCGAGGTGTCGCTCCGCGTGTCGTCGATGCCGACGCTGCTGGGCGAGAAGCTGGTGATCCGCATCCTGGATCGCGAGAACCTCAACGCGAGCCTGGCGGACCTGGGCATCCGGCCCGAGCTGATGTCCACGATCGCCCGCATCCTGCGGAAGCCGTACGGCCTCGTGCTCG includes these proteins:
- a CDS encoding STAS domain-containing protein, which encodes MRIDEQVRGAVTFLRPDGAIAQADSIEFRRQLLDLARRSMGRCVVDASAVPFMDSKALEALLDATDDLARAGRVLKLCGLNETVRTCLDLTGIAPKFDIYDDGVSAARSFL
- a CDS encoding ATPase, T2SS/T4P/T4SS family, producing MSDAERPDQPSAGDPPAPPAPPPARAPEGPIRIGDLLLEAGAITEDQLGAALHRQRTEDRLLGEILVEDGIIPSSQLVHALGKHLGIRSCVLRHGLVDPELLKLVPAEESQRLAVIPMFRVRDELTVAMAEPQSLPTIDRLKELTDCRIRPVLALRPNIEEYLEKYAQNQADLNAFLSQLEETDVEVFDREQVDEESSEDDLSRLVAGSPIVNLVNMSLLTAIRDRASDIHIEPSHRGTRIRYRIDGTLRDLMRPPQGMHSAITSRVKVLAKLDIAEKRMPQEGRIRIMAEGREVSLRVSSMPTLLGEKLVIRILDRENLNASLADLGIRPELMSTIARILRKPYGLVLVTGPTGSGKSTTLYSALELLSSPERNIVTVEDPVEYQLDLINQIQVQESIGLTFGRALRSILRQDPDVIMVGEIRDQDTARVAVQAAITGHMVLATLHTNDAPGAIERLMDMSVEPYLLSGAINGVVAQRLARTICPNCSTRYYPDDGVLEEAGLAGEQRTPFRRGLGCVQCHDTGFQGRTGVYEVMEVTPATRRLVHAGASSVELRDAFRRGGGKTLREEAVLVAKNGTTSLEEALRVTRADDNDEQGDGLREAA